The Erinaceus europaeus chromosome 17, mEriEur2.1, whole genome shotgun sequence nucleotide sequence tggctaaaacactggactctcaagtaggaGGTCCCAAGgttgatccttggcagcacatgtaccagagtgatgtctggttctttctctctcgctcctcctatctttctttcctttctttcttgtttaccaaagcactgctcaactctggtttatgctggtgcgggggactgaacttgggactttggagcctcaggcatgagagtctgtttgcataaccattatgctatctacccctgccctctcctcctatctttctcattaaaaaataaaatgtttttaaaggtgCTTAAAATAATTATACAATATATCGTTTTCACTACACATGAAAGAGGGTTACAGGACACCGGGCCTGACCTAAGCGGGTTAGAGCCTCACAGGTGGCTGCACCTGGGTCCCCAGCAGGCCCCACACGCGTGTCTATCGCCCACTGGCGGGCAGCAGGTGTTACAGCTCCCGTCTCCAGCCACCCCGACACCCatcaaccctggctccccacttgttgtGGATTTGTGGGCGAACCCCTATCCCGGCGCTGAAGATCCTCCCTGGTCTGTCCTCCTGGAAACCACACCGGGGTCACGGGGCTTAACAGTTATCACACGCGATTGACAGGGGGTCCGGGTgcgacacggggggggggggggcgggggagagcgAGAAAAGGGCGCTTGTCCATTTCCTGCAGAAAACCACTCAACAtcggacaccccccaccccatgtggCACTGGCCAGAATTCTGCTCTTCCAGCTGGAGCCCTGGACCCTCTTTtagggagaggggggaaaaaacaagCCGCCTTTACTAACCTTTTTCCGGTCAGGTTTGCCCAACAGGATACGAAGATGCCGCGGGCACAAAGAGGGGACAGTAGCCCGGGCTGGAAGGAAGGATGGCGTGGCAGCCCGCGTGGGCATCTGCGCAAGTGGCGGGAAGTGGGAAACGAAGGCTCGTCCCCAGTGTAAAAGGCAATCGACGAGGATGGGATTCGAACCCACGCGTGCAAAGCACAATGGATTAGCAGTCCATCGCCTTAACCACTCGGCCACCTCGTCCCACGGAAGGCGCCTCCTTCCTCATTCCCTTATCTCTCGCCGCCTCCGCGCCGAACCGGCCACCTGTAGGCCACTTTCTTGGGTAGCCCCAAGGGTAGACCTCTTGGGGTCCCgaggaggggggggggtcgcGGGGAAAGGGGGTGCTTTTCGTATTGCTTTCCGCCCGCCGCCGCGGGGACCGGCGCCGTCCTGCTGCAGAGCTGCAGCCGAGCCCGGTCGCGGTTTCCCCGCCCCGAGTCCCGGATAGCGCGCGGGGCGGTCAGGACGCGCTGGATCCCGGGAGTCGTGCACCGGCCGCAAGTGGGGTGCGGACCCCCCCAGACTcggggggcgcggggcgggcTCCGCGTTGGCACCGTGCCTGGCGCGagagggcggcggcggcggcaggagCTCCTCCCGGCGCGCAGGGGGCGCTgtggcggcgcggcgcggcgcgcgGGGCTCGGCGGGGCTCGGCGGGGCTCGGGGGCGCTCGGCTGGCTGCGCTAAATCCCAGCTGGGGCGGCGGGTGGAGGCCGCGGCCCGGTGGTCCCCGCTGCGCGCCCCCGGCCGGGAGAGCCATGCAGATGGCCCACGGCGTCCGCTGCGCCTTCTACCAGCTGCTGCTGGTCGCGCTCATGCTGGTGGCCATGCTGCAGCTGCTCTACCTGTCGCTGCTGTCGGGGCTGCAcgggcaggaggagcaggagcagtatTTCGAGTTCTTGCCCCCGTCGCCGCGGTCGGTGATCCAGGTCAAGGCGCAGCTCCGCGCCGCGCTGGCCTCCGGGGGCGTCCTGGACACCAGCGGCGAGTACCGCGTCTACAGGGGCCTGCTGAAGACCACCATGGACCCCGACGACGTGGTCCTGGCCACGCACGCCAGCGTGGACAACCTGCCGCACCTGGCGGGCCTGCTGGGGCGCTGGGAGGGCCCGCTGTCCGTGGCGGTGTTCGCGGCCACCAAGGAGGAGGCGCAGCTGGCTACGGTGCTGACCTACGCGCTGAGCAGACACTGCCCCGAAATGCGCGCCAGGGTCGCCCTGCACCTCGTGTGCCCCTCGCGCTACGAGGCCGCTGTGCCCGACCCCCGGGAGCCCGGCGAGTTTGCCCGGCTGCGGTCCTGCTCGGAGGTCTTTGACAAGCTGGCCAGGGTGGCCCAGCCTGGGGTCAATTATGCCCTGGGCACCAATGTCTCCTACCCCAATAACCTGCTGAGGAATCTGGCTCGTGAGGGCGCCAGCTTTGCCCTGGTGGTCGACGTGGACATGGTCCCCAGCCAGGGGCTGTGGAGGAGCCTGCGGGAGATGCTGGATCAGAGGAGCCAGTGGGCGGGCACGGCGCTGGTGGTGCCCGCCTTTGAGATTCGCCGGTCCCTCCGCATGCCCACCAACAAGAACGAGCTGCTGCAGCTCTACCAGGCGGGCGCGGTGCGGCCCTTCTACCATGGGCTGTGCACGCCCTGCCAGGAGCCCACCAACTACTCCCgctgggtcaacctgccaaaAGAGACCCTGCTGAGGCCTTCCTACGTGGTGCCCTGGCAGGACCCCTGGGAGCCGTTCTACGTGGCCGGAGGCAAGGTGCCCACCTTCGACGAGCGCTTCCGGCAATACGGCTTCAATCGCATCAGCCAGGTGCCCATCTGGACGGGGGAGGGTCAGGGAGCTGTGGGAAGCTTTGGGTGGGAAGGAGGCGGCAAAACAGGAAGGGTCTGCGTTGGGGAGGGATAACTGGATGGCGCGGGAGATCCAGAGGGGGGCCCGGGGAGGAGGACTGGAGTGAGGTTTAGGGGTGTCCATCTTGGCCCAAGAAACGTCACCAAACTTTGCtgacctgtctctctcccccccccccccaacacacacacaggcctGTGAGCTGCACATGGCAGGATTCAATTTTGAGGTGCTGAATCAAGGTTTTCTGCTTCACAAGGGGTTCAAAGAAACCTTGAAGTTCCATCCGCAGAAGGAGGCAGAGAATCAGCACAATAAGGTCCTTTACCGACAGTTCAAGCAGGAGCTGAAAGCCAAGTACCCCAACTCCCCCCGTCACTGCTGAGTCCTTCCTACCCTTAGTCTGAGAAGCCTCAGCCTCCTTCTTCCTGGGGCCGACCTTCAGGCCTGACTGGGGTAAGAAGCGTCACTCCACTTGACTGTGGCAGCTGTGGTGTCAGAACACTGAACTTAAATATGGGTGCTGGGACGAAGTCCTAGCTTTACCACTAACTGACTGTGTGGCCTTGAGCAAGTCCCCCTCCCTTTCTGAGCCTCGGTTATCCCGTCTGTAAGAAGGGAGGTGAGACAACCTACCTCGCAGAACTGTTGGGAGGCTCAGATGAGATGCTCTATGTGAAAACACTGCAAGCTTCGTACAACTGTGAAGTGTCATTAATATTATTAcagtattattgttgctattatgaaCAATCCCAGGTGGGTGCCAGTAGGAGAGCCGAAAGTGTGAATGGCACCGAGCTTAACACAGTGGGGGGatcagaaagagggagatggaagTCTTAGTCTGGGGGCCAAAAGCTAGAGTCCCTAGGCCTCCCTGATCAGCACCTTCGGAGACTCAGGAAAAGGGCAGCAAGGCCTGCGGGTTCTGTGCCAGATAATCCTGGACCCTTGAGTGGGTCGGGCTGGGTTTTGCCTGCCGCTGAGCATGTCAATAAATGAGTGTTCAC carries:
- the B4GAT1 gene encoding beta-1,4-glucuronyltransferase 1 yields the protein MQMAHGVRCAFYQLLLVALMLVAMLQLLYLSLLSGLHGQEEQEQYFEFLPPSPRSVIQVKAQLRAALASGGVLDTSGEYRVYRGLLKTTMDPDDVVLATHASVDNLPHLAGLLGRWEGPLSVAVFAATKEEAQLATVLTYALSRHCPEMRARVALHLVCPSRYEAAVPDPREPGEFARLRSCSEVFDKLARVAQPGVNYALGTNVSYPNNLLRNLAREGASFALVVDVDMVPSQGLWRSLREMLDQRSQWAGTALVVPAFEIRRSLRMPTNKNELLQLYQAGAVRPFYHGLCTPCQEPTNYSRWVNLPKETLLRPSYVVPWQDPWEPFYVAGGKVPTFDERFRQYGFNRISQACELHMAGFNFEVLNQGFLLHKGFKETLKFHPQKEAENQHNKVLYRQFKQELKAKYPNSPRHC